A genomic segment from Nocardiopsis sp. Huas11 encodes:
- the eccD gene encoding type VII secretion integral membrane protein EccD yields MTAWSRVTLVGEGRRVDAVLPAAEPVGALMPEVLDLLGDQVQNPARLRHLVTASGAVLDGDVTLADRQVADGAVLRLVHAEDPVPAPVVHEVPEAVSRALDEHGGRWSPVAARWTATASLAVLALGAGWVVASQWPGTSGLVAVAVVAALLVAVGAAVGPTWREPLGTALTISGTAMGGLALWSACDLLGWPEWVRWGGLAALASALVLLLGLTSGLGRGGLTGGGAGLALAAVWSVSAALGLPADQVGVIVSVTCMILLSVLLRLALMFSGLAGLDDERSSGGAVARVDVFTSVAGAHRSLVIATVSVAVAAAGAGVGMASELTPWTAALLVVLALVIASRARLFPLVAQKAVLVAASLVVLLSFLVSLTQTVSWGVWPALGVAAAVAAIPVVVLSVEQPEHVRARLRGVTSRLEAIAVVVMVPVAIGAFGTYERLLATF; encoded by the coding sequence ATGACTGCTTGGAGCCGAGTGACCCTCGTCGGTGAGGGGCGCCGGGTCGACGCCGTCCTGCCCGCGGCCGAGCCCGTCGGCGCGCTCATGCCGGAGGTGCTCGACCTCCTCGGCGACCAGGTGCAGAACCCGGCGCGCCTGCGCCACCTGGTCACGGCCTCCGGGGCGGTGCTCGACGGCGACGTCACGCTCGCCGACCGGCAGGTCGCGGACGGCGCGGTGCTGCGGTTGGTCCACGCCGAGGACCCGGTGCCCGCGCCGGTGGTGCACGAGGTGCCCGAGGCCGTGTCCCGGGCACTGGACGAGCACGGCGGGCGCTGGTCGCCGGTGGCGGCCCGGTGGACGGCGACGGCCTCCCTGGCCGTGCTGGCCCTGGGCGCCGGATGGGTGGTCGCGTCGCAGTGGCCGGGGACCTCGGGTCTGGTGGCCGTGGCGGTGGTCGCGGCCCTGCTCGTGGCGGTCGGCGCGGCCGTCGGGCCGACCTGGCGCGAGCCCCTGGGCACCGCGCTGACGATCAGCGGCACCGCGATGGGCGGGCTGGCTCTGTGGTCGGCGTGCGACCTCCTCGGCTGGCCGGAGTGGGTCCGGTGGGGCGGGCTGGCCGCGCTGGCGTCGGCACTGGTCCTGCTGCTGGGGCTCACGTCCGGCCTGGGCCGGGGCGGACTCACCGGCGGCGGGGCGGGACTGGCGCTGGCCGCGGTGTGGTCGGTGAGCGCCGCGCTGGGGCTGCCCGCCGACCAGGTGGGCGTGATCGTCTCGGTGACCTGCATGATCCTGTTGAGCGTCCTGCTACGGCTGGCGCTGATGTTCTCCGGACTGGCGGGCCTGGACGACGAGCGCAGCTCCGGCGGCGCCGTCGCGCGCGTCGACGTGTTCACCTCCGTGGCGGGTGCGCACCGGAGCCTGGTCATCGCGACGGTCTCCGTGGCGGTGGCGGCGGCCGGCGCCGGTGTGGGGATGGCCTCCGAGCTCACCCCCTGGACGGCCGCGCTGCTGGTGGTGTTGGCGCTCGTGATCGCCAGCCGGGCCCGGCTGTTCCCGCTGGTGGCGCAGAAGGCGGTCCTGGTCGCCGCGAGCCTGGTGGTGCTGCTGAGTTTCCTGGTGTCCTTGACCCAGACGGTGTCCTGGGGTGTGTGGCCCGCGCTGGGCGTCGCCGCCGCGGTGGCCGCGATTCCCGTGGTGGTCCTGTCCGTCGAACAGCCCGAGCACGTCAGGGCCCGGCTGCGCGGTGTGACCAGCAGGTTGGAGGCGATCGCCGTCGTGGTGATGGTGCCGGTGGCGATCGGGGCCTTCGGTACCTACGAGCGCCTGCTCGCGACGTTCTGA
- a CDS encoding TNT domain-containing protein, which produces MARDYDSQLLESVAVRRQRLREAVLFGGQRTRRRLDENIGKVVISACLAAVVCGGTVGWSFVSNTLSSQRIEQEQASSGPANNAVPPVPGDWVGTEVTLDMLREELDAAGVPESLYVLPGDTRPAPETLDSYYLLTQDSEGYLSAAVMDFDRGRPGLEFTTEDQAARWLFQELATTEPEPVGLTPAEETAAAEAVTEMVDGVHSDLEERSGDSYLHTLEVGDVLDAFGQESGRVLNPDGTPFAERGLPDYVRTGPEGEELYHRYRVLHPFQVSATIASGGGVRFTLDTAGFAEVPPAPTIRWLIGSGYLERVAVADVPE; this is translated from the coding sequence TTGGCCCGCGACTACGACAGCCAACTTCTCGAATCCGTCGCCGTGCGCCGCCAGCGGCTGCGCGAGGCGGTGCTCTTCGGAGGCCAGCGCACCCGTCGCCGGCTGGACGAGAACATCGGCAAGGTGGTGATCAGCGCCTGTCTCGCCGCGGTCGTCTGCGGCGGGACCGTCGGCTGGTCCTTCGTCAGCAACACCCTCAGCAGCCAGCGGATCGAGCAGGAGCAGGCCTCCTCCGGGCCGGCCAACAACGCCGTGCCGCCCGTCCCCGGCGACTGGGTGGGGACCGAGGTCACCCTGGACATGCTGCGCGAGGAACTCGACGCCGCGGGCGTCCCCGAGAGCCTCTACGTCCTGCCGGGCGACACCCGGCCGGCCCCGGAGACCCTCGACAGCTACTACCTGCTCACCCAGGACTCGGAGGGCTACCTGTCGGCCGCCGTCATGGACTTCGACCGGGGGCGCCCCGGACTGGAGTTCACGACCGAGGACCAGGCCGCGCGGTGGCTGTTCCAGGAACTGGCCACCACCGAGCCCGAGCCCGTCGGCCTCACACCGGCCGAGGAGACGGCGGCCGCGGAGGCCGTCACGGAGATGGTCGACGGTGTCCACTCCGACCTGGAGGAGCGCAGCGGCGACTCCTACCTGCACACACTGGAGGTCGGCGACGTCCTGGACGCCTTCGGCCAGGAGAGCGGACGCGTCCTGAACCCGGACGGCACGCCCTTCGCCGAACGCGGGCTGCCCGACTACGTTCGGACCGGACCGGAGGGCGAGGAGCTCTACCACCGGTACCGGGTCCTGCACCCGTTCCAAGTGAGTGCGACCATCGCCTCCGGGGGCGGCGTCCGGTTCACCCTGGACACCGCCGGTTTCGCCGAGGTCCCCCCGGCGCCCACCATCCGCTGGCTGATCGGCAGCGGCTACCTCGAACGAGTCGCGGTCGCGGACGTCCCCGAATGA